In Bryobacteraceae bacterium, the following proteins share a genomic window:
- a CDS encoding M1 family aminopeptidase, whose product MTHKLSQCIVRAAALALFAPLAIPGAVHYDVTLTVDPDGQVLRGREVVTVGDGRERAMRFGEGVTVDGEGPGAKVAVKNRASFSYTAKSGRGLRWLADGAGLFASFWCEAWMVCDPEPVERATIRLEIAIPVSAGWTAAGPGMLRRQWREGEYERFVFEQTQPAQTYLFSFGLASLRKFDDGPFTVYAAGGNQSPVFARTRDAWAFLRAKAGVAPMQRGYAQVFLPGLSFGQETAGSALMGEPYRAKLAAEDDVALMTHEAAHQWWGYAVGIRSWSDFWLNEGVAEFMTAAFVEQHQGKAAYDAKMADLRRTLEKIRAEGKDRPLHYTGWKTPTEALGRLPYVKGALFLARLREDLGEARFWNGLASYTRRHKGELVDSRDFQAAMEAAAGRSLGALFDQWVWK is encoded by the coding sequence ATGACTCACAAGCTCTCACAGTGTATCGTGCGTGCGGCGGCATTGGCGTTATTTGCGCCGTTGGCGATTCCGGGCGCGGTGCACTACGACGTCACATTGACCGTCGACCCCGACGGCCAGGTCCTGCGCGGACGCGAAGTGGTGACCGTCGGCGATGGCCGCGAGCGCGCCATGCGTTTTGGCGAAGGCGTTACGGTCGACGGCGAAGGGCCCGGCGCGAAGGTAGCGGTGAAGAACCGCGCGTCATTTAGCTACACGGCGAAAAGCGGGCGCGGCTTGCGCTGGCTGGCGGACGGCGCGGGACTGTTCGCTTCCTTCTGGTGCGAGGCGTGGATGGTGTGCGATCCCGAACCGGTGGAGCGCGCCACGATCCGGCTGGAGATCGCCATCCCGGTATCCGCCGGCTGGACGGCGGCCGGCCCAGGAATGCTAAGGCGGCAGTGGCGGGAGGGCGAGTATGAGCGGTTCGTCTTCGAGCAGACGCAGCCGGCGCAAACGTATCTGTTCAGCTTCGGGTTGGCGTCGCTCCGGAAGTTCGACGACGGCCCGTTCACCGTCTATGCGGCCGGCGGGAATCAGTCGCCGGTGTTCGCGCGAACGCGTGACGCGTGGGCGTTTCTGCGTGCCAAGGCCGGCGTGGCGCCGATGCAGCGCGGCTACGCGCAGGTGTTTCTGCCCGGACTCAGCTTCGGGCAGGAGACCGCCGGAAGCGCGTTGATGGGCGAGCCTTACCGGGCCAAGCTCGCGGCCGAAGACGATGTGGCGCTGATGACGCACGAGGCGGCGCACCAATGGTGGGGGTACGCGGTGGGAATCCGGTCCTGGTCCGATTTCTGGTTGAACGAGGGCGTGGCCGAGTTCATGACGGCGGCGTTCGTCGAGCAGCATCAAGGGAAGGCAGCCTACGACGCGAAGATGGCCGATCTGCGGCGGACCTTGGAAAAGATCCGCGCCGAGGGCAAGGATCGGCCGCTGCACTACACCGGATGGAAGACGCCCACGGAGGCGCTGGGGCGGCTGCCCTACGTCAAAGGCGCTCTGTTTCTTGCCCGGCTGCGCGAGGATTTGGGCGAGGCGCGATTCTGGAACGGCCTGGCGAGCTACACGCGGCGTCACAAGGGCGAACTCGTGGACTCGCGCGATTTTCAGGCGGCAATGGAGGCCGCCGCGGGGCGGAGCCTCGGAGCTTTGTTCGACCAGTGGGTCTGGAAATAG
- a CDS encoding carboxypeptidase regulatory-like domain-containing protein has product MRTSLAVLLLPLAALAQINTAELAGTLRDATGGVLRDAAVAVENAATGARRETRTGDAGQFRFVRLAPGDYTLTASATGFRTERREAIPLSVGRTAAIDLTLQLATQATETIVTAGAPLVETADTSLSGVMETRAIRELPLNGRDFAQLALLEPGVAPSRRSSDSGGPGTKLVIGGNRPSQVSFLLDGSDINDSNNNTPGSAAGVLLGVDTLEEFRVLTNAYSAVYGRSAGGVVSAVTKSGTNTIHGSVFEFVRNSAFDARNFFDAAEQPPFRRNQFGAEIDGPIIRDRTFFLASFEGLRQRLGLTRRTVVPDAAARQGIFPNGTRVPVDSAVPAYLNLVPLPNDRSFGDGTGEYFSATSQATTENFFTGRVDHRFSNATSIFARFSRDTGSVASPDGIELVRADSTNKNQFFTTELNHVITPNLLDTFRFSVNQSNSAGSNTFLREVDPALSFFPGRPLGQISVTGLFAIGPSRFGPSYSNYRLFHLTDDIAWQHGRHSLAIGVDHRFYRLATSRPQSPYGFYQFNGLANFLRAQAASVELTLPDSALDRNWRQSMTAVYLQDDIRLRPRLTLNLGLRYERVSVPSERDGLSANFRDPVHDAATTLGPMYTNPSNRNFAPRVGLAWDPFGDGRTSIRSGFGIFYDPVWTDFYANAGNRLAPFYTLGSIRSNIVFPRAERLAGAPGFVLGRQDVLVYNPSNPYTMQYNFSIQRQVGASGVITASYAGQRGIHLVRFIDGNQAPGVILADGRKFFPTDSTTRNPNLTGVRYKVTDGQSVYNALQLSYAQRLVRGLLFRVNYAFARNIDDGSITVTQGGDNDLPQDPDSRKAERGLSNYDVRHYFVTYWNWDVPNLGGPRWLGQGWQWNAITTLSSGNPFSVVVGFDRARARFQAGTSPQRPDLVAGRSTNPILGGPDRYFDTSAFALPEAGFYGNLGRNTLIGPGLAMVDLSLNKRFAISERVAVQFRGELFNALNRANFAIPSARTVFTAGGPVGSAGRITSTLTSARQLQLGLKLIF; this is encoded by the coding sequence GTGCGAACTAGCCTCGCGGTTCTCCTTCTCCCGCTCGCCGCCCTCGCGCAGATCAATACCGCCGAACTCGCCGGCACTCTGCGAGACGCCACTGGGGGTGTCCTCCGCGATGCGGCCGTCGCCGTGGAGAATGCAGCCACCGGCGCCCGCCGCGAAACCCGAACGGGAGACGCCGGCCAATTCCGCTTCGTCCGCCTCGCACCCGGTGACTACACTCTCACCGCATCCGCCACCGGCTTCCGCACCGAGCGCCGCGAGGCGATTCCACTCAGCGTGGGCCGAACCGCTGCGATCGACCTCACGCTACAACTCGCCACCCAGGCCACCGAAACGATCGTCACCGCCGGGGCCCCGCTCGTCGAAACCGCCGACACGTCGCTCTCAGGCGTCATGGAAACGCGAGCTATCCGCGAACTCCCCCTCAACGGCCGCGACTTCGCGCAACTCGCGCTGCTCGAGCCCGGCGTCGCTCCTTCCCGCCGTTCCTCCGATTCCGGGGGACCCGGCACGAAGCTGGTGATCGGCGGCAATCGCCCGAGCCAAGTGAGTTTCCTGCTCGACGGCAGCGACATCAACGACTCCAACAACAACACTCCTGGAAGCGCCGCCGGAGTCCTGCTCGGCGTCGACACCCTGGAGGAATTTCGCGTCCTTACCAACGCCTACAGCGCCGTCTACGGACGCAGCGCCGGCGGTGTCGTCAGCGCCGTGACCAAATCCGGGACGAACACCATCCACGGCTCGGTCTTCGAGTTCGTGCGCAACTCCGCCTTCGATGCCCGCAATTTCTTCGACGCCGCCGAACAGCCGCCCTTCCGCCGGAACCAGTTCGGCGCCGAAATCGACGGCCCGATCATTCGCGATCGCACGTTCTTCCTCGCCAGCTTCGAAGGGCTCCGCCAGCGCCTCGGCCTCACCCGCCGCACCGTCGTCCCCGATGCCGCCGCCCGCCAGGGCATCTTTCCCAACGGCACACGCGTTCCCGTCGACTCCGCCGTCCCCGCCTACCTCAACCTGGTCCCACTCCCCAACGACCGCAGCTTCGGAGACGGCACCGGCGAGTACTTCTCCGCCACCTCCCAGGCGACGACGGAGAACTTCTTCACGGGCCGCGTCGACCACCGCTTTTCGAACGCGACTTCGATTTTTGCGCGCTTCTCCCGCGATACCGGTTCGGTCGCCTCGCCCGACGGCATCGAACTCGTCCGGGCGGACAGCACGAACAAGAACCAGTTCTTCACTACCGAACTGAATCACGTAATTACTCCGAACCTGCTCGATACCTTCCGCTTCAGCGTGAACCAGTCGAACTCGGCCGGGAGCAACACGTTCCTGCGCGAGGTGGATCCCGCCCTCTCGTTCTTCCCCGGCCGCCCCCTTGGCCAGATCTCCGTCACCGGGCTGTTCGCGATCGGCCCCAGCCGCTTCGGGCCCTCCTATTCGAACTACCGCCTCTTCCATCTCACCGACGACATCGCCTGGCAGCACGGGCGCCACTCGCTCGCCATCGGTGTTGACCACCGCTTCTATCGCCTCGCCACCAGCCGTCCGCAATCGCCGTACGGCTTCTATCAGTTCAACGGCCTTGCCAACTTCCTCCGCGCGCAAGCCGCTTCCGTGGAACTTACCCTCCCCGACTCCGCTCTCGACCGGAACTGGCGCCAATCGATGACGGCCGTCTATCTCCAGGACGATATCCGGCTCCGCCCACGCCTCACCCTCAACCTCGGCCTCCGCTATGAACGCGTCTCCGTTCCCTCCGAGCGCGACGGCCTCTCCGCCAATTTCCGCGACCCGGTTCACGACGCCGCCACCACCCTCGGCCCCATGTACACGAATCCTTCCAACCGCAATTTCGCGCCGCGCGTTGGCCTCGCCTGGGACCCCTTCGGCGACGGGCGCACCAGCATCCGCTCCGGCTTCGGCATCTTCTACGATCCCGTCTGGACCGATTTCTACGCCAACGCCGGCAACCGCCTTGCGCCCTTCTATACCCTCGGCAGCATCCGCAGCAACATCGTGTTTCCCCGCGCCGAACGTCTCGCCGGCGCGCCCGGATTTGTCCTCGGCCGCCAGGATGTTCTCGTTTACAACCCGTCGAACCCCTACACGATGCAGTACAACTTCTCGATCCAACGGCAGGTGGGCGCGTCGGGCGTGATTACGGCGAGCTACGCCGGCCAGCGCGGCATCCACTTGGTCCGCTTCATCGACGGGAACCAGGCCCCCGGCGTGATTCTCGCTGACGGCCGAAAGTTCTTCCCCACGGATTCCACCACCCGCAACCCCAATCTCACCGGGGTCCGCTACAAAGTTACCGACGGCCAGTCTGTCTATAACGCGCTCCAGCTTTCCTATGCGCAGCGGCTCGTTCGTGGGCTGCTCTTCCGGGTCAACTACGCATTCGCCCGGAACATCGACGACGGCTCGATCACCGTTACGCAAGGCGGCGACAACGATCTGCCCCAGGATCCCGACTCGCGCAAAGCCGAGCGCGGACTCTCCAACTACGACGTCCGCCACTACTTCGTCACCTATTGGAACTGGGACGTTCCGAACCTCGGCGGGCCGCGCTGGCTTGGCCAAGGCTGGCAGTGGAACGCGATCACCACGCTCTCCTCCGGCAACCCGTTCTCCGTCGTCGTCGGCTTCGATCGTGCCCGTGCCCGCTTCCAGGCCGGAACGTCGCCGCAGCGTCCGGATCTCGTAGCGGGGCGCTCGACGAACCCCATTCTCGGCGGACCGGATCGCTATTTCGATACCTCCGCCTTCGCGCTGCCCGAAGCCGGCTTCTACGGTAACCTGGGCCGAAATACGTTGATCGGGCCTGGCCTGGCGATGGTGGATCTCTCGTTGAACAAGCGCTTCGCCATCAGCGAACGCGTGGCCGTTCAGTTCCGCGGTGAGTTGTTCAACGCGCTCAACCGCGCCAACTTCGCGATCCCTTCGGCTCGAACGGTCTTCACCGCCGGCGGCCCCGTCGGTTCGGCGGGCCGCATCACCTCCACGCTTACCTCCGCGCGTCAACTCCAACTCGGCCTGAAGTTGATATTTTAG
- a CDS encoding sulfatase — translation MTRRDLLSAALAPAFAQSGRPPNILFMMSDDHASHAISAYGSKINKTPQIDRIAQGGMRFDNCFVTNSICTPSRGAILTGQYSHKNGVYTLSDAIDPRKVHVGHLLQKAGYQTAMVGKWHLQTDPQGFDHWNVLPGQGLYYDPIFITREGRKKHEGYCTDLIGDFSLDFLKNRDKNKPFFLMSHHKAPHRAWQPAPKYQQWLANETVPEPDNLYEDLTKRSQAAQRATLRVGDDMTKTDLKVDRPAGLEGRELRKWAYQRYIKDYLRCVRSVDDNVGRMLDYLDAEGLADNTVVVYTSDQGFFLGDHGWFDKRFMYEETMRMPFLIRYPKRIKPGSVNSDMLLNIDFAPTFLDLAGQKAPGWMQGRAASALLDGKTPRDWRRSMYYRYWMHLGGGHTVTAHYGVRTRTHKLIYYYGQALGKKGAVDKPTPPEWEMFDIEKDPREMVNVANDPAYAKVRKDLEKELYRLKKYYEDNE, via the coding sequence ATGACTCGTCGTGATCTGCTTTCCGCCGCGTTGGCGCCCGCGTTCGCCCAGTCCGGGAGGCCTCCGAACATCCTCTTCATGATGTCGGACGACCATGCCTCTCACGCGATCTCCGCCTACGGCAGCAAGATCAACAAGACACCGCAGATCGATCGCATCGCGCAGGGCGGTATGCGCTTCGACAACTGCTTTGTCACCAACTCGATCTGCACGCCTTCGCGCGGCGCCATCCTCACCGGCCAGTACAGCCACAAGAACGGCGTCTACACGCTCAGCGACGCCATCGATCCGCGGAAGGTCCACGTGGGGCACCTGCTGCAAAAGGCCGGCTACCAGACGGCGATGGTCGGCAAGTGGCACCTTCAGACCGATCCGCAAGGCTTCGATCATTGGAACGTCCTTCCCGGCCAGGGTCTCTACTACGACCCGATCTTCATCACGCGCGAGGGCCGCAAGAAGCACGAGGGCTACTGCACGGATCTGATCGGCGACTTCTCGCTCGACTTCCTCAAGAACCGCGACAAGAACAAGCCGTTCTTCCTGATGTCGCACCACAAGGCGCCGCACCGCGCCTGGCAGCCCGCGCCGAAATACCAGCAGTGGCTCGCAAACGAAACCGTGCCGGAGCCGGACAACCTCTACGAAGACCTCACCAAGCGCAGCCAGGCCGCGCAGCGGGCCACGCTTCGCGTGGGCGACGACATGACGAAGACGGACCTCAAGGTGGACAGGCCGGCCGGTCTCGAAGGCCGCGAACTCCGCAAGTGGGCCTACCAGCGCTACATCAAGGACTACCTCCGCTGCGTCCGCTCCGTGGACGACAATGTCGGCCGCATGCTCGACTATCTCGACGCCGAAGGCCTCGCCGACAACACCGTCGTTGTCTACACGTCGGACCAGGGCTTCTTCCTCGGCGACCACGGCTGGTTCGACAAGCGTTTCATGTACGAAGAGACGATGCGCATGCCGTTCCTCATCCGGTATCCAAAGCGCATCAAGCCGGGCAGCGTAAACAGCGACATGCTGCTGAATATCGATTTCGCGCCGACGTTTCTCGACCTCGCCGGTCAGAAAGCCCCCGGCTGGATGCAGGGCCGCGCTGCAAGCGCGCTACTCGACGGCAAGACTCCGCGGGATTGGCGACGGTCCATGTACTACCGCTACTGGATGCACCTGGGCGGCGGCCACACGGTTACCGCGCACTACGGCGTCCGCACGCGCACGCACAAGCTGATCTACTATTACGGCCAGGCGCTCGGGAAGAAAGGCGCCGTGGACAAGCCGACGCCGCCCGAGTGGGAAATGTTCGATATCGAGAAGGATCCGCGCGAAATGGTGAACGTGGCCAACGACCCCGCCTACGCCAAGGTCCGCAAGGATCTGGAGAAGGAACTCTACCGCCTCAAGAAGTATTACGAGGACAACGAGTAG
- a CDS encoding SDR family oxidoreductase, translating to MSKIALVTGGGSGIGRASAVALAESGWQVAVAGRRAEELQKTAAHASIRAFPADISDPAAVDALFAAVRDAYGRLDLLFNNAGTGTPAIPMEDLSYQQWSTVVGVNLTGSFLCAQHAMRMMKHQNPQGGRIINNGSISAHAPRPHSAPYTATKHAITGLTKSIALDGRPFHIACGQIDIGNAATEMTQRMTQGVPQANGTTMVEPRMDVNHVAQAVVQMANLPLETNILFMTIMATTMPLVGRG from the coding sequence ATGTCGAAGATCGCCCTTGTTACCGGCGGCGGCAGCGGAATAGGCCGCGCCTCCGCCGTCGCCCTCGCCGAAAGCGGCTGGCAAGTAGCTGTCGCCGGACGCCGCGCGGAAGAACTTCAGAAGACCGCCGCGCACGCGTCCATCCGCGCCTTCCCGGCCGACATCTCCGATCCCGCCGCCGTTGATGCGCTGTTCGCTGCCGTTCGCGACGCCTACGGCCGTCTCGATCTGCTGTTCAACAACGCCGGAACCGGCACACCCGCCATTCCGATGGAGGATCTTTCCTACCAGCAGTGGTCCACCGTGGTAGGAGTCAACCTGACCGGTTCGTTCCTCTGCGCGCAGCACGCCATGCGCATGATGAAACACCAGAACCCACAAGGCGGACGCATCATCAACAACGGGTCCATCTCCGCCCACGCGCCGCGGCCGCATTCCGCCCCCTACACGGCAACCAAGCACGCCATCACGGGACTGACCAAGTCCATCGCGCTCGACGGCCGGCCGTTCCACATCGCCTGCGGCCAGATCGACATCGGCAACGCCGCCACCGAGATGACGCAACGCATGACGCAGGGTGTGCCGCAAGCCAACGGGACCACGATGGTGGAGCCGCGCATGGACGTCAACCACGTGGCCCAGGCGGTTGTACAGATGGCGAACCTGCCGCTCGAAACCAACATCCTGTTCATGACCATCATGGCCACGACGATGCCGCTCGTCGGCAGGGGGTGA
- a CDS encoding endo alpha-1,4 polygalactosaminidase gives MNYRVVFGVICLHAVLTAQTTPWKPALNTSWQWQLNQPIDLSVDAAMYDVDLFDTPVSVIDALHARGRKAVCYLSVGTFEDWRSDASRFPDSVKGRALEDFQNERWLDIRRWDILGPIMESRLDLCKSKGFDAIEPDNVDAYTNRSGFPLTGADQLAYNIKIAAAAHARGLSVGLKNDIDQIRDLLPHFDWALNEQCFQYQECGGYLEFIRAGKAVFNVEYEQRPESFCPQANSMNFNSLYKKFDLDAYRVACRAAPAQPAPSVSAVLNAASYAVGAVAPGEILALFGAALGPDAGEAGVVTGGRFATDGSAGLAVFFDGQKAPLLYANSGQLLAVVPYGVAGKRTVEVAVERDGRRSSATRVDIAAAAPGLFTADGSGKGPAAAFNQDGSLNAASRPARAGEVAVLFGTGAGVVTPLPDDGRLIGTPLPSHVLPASVRIGGRDVEVLYAGPAPGLVAGVMQINVRIPGGLASGAAEIRVTVGSAVSVAGVTLHVAP, from the coding sequence ATGAACTATCGTGTGGTCTTCGGAGTTATCTGCCTTCATGCCGTGCTCACGGCGCAAACCACTCCCTGGAAGCCCGCCCTGAACACGAGTTGGCAGTGGCAGCTCAACCAGCCGATCGATCTGTCGGTGGACGCCGCCATGTACGACGTCGATCTCTTCGATACGCCGGTCTCGGTCATCGACGCGCTTCATGCCCGCGGCCGGAAGGCGGTCTGCTACCTGAGCGTCGGCACCTTCGAGGATTGGCGGTCCGATGCGTCCCGGTTTCCAGATTCGGTGAAGGGCCGCGCGCTCGAGGATTTTCAGAACGAACGCTGGCTCGACATCCGCCGCTGGGACATCCTCGGGCCGATCATGGAATCGCGCCTCGACCTGTGCAAGTCGAAAGGCTTCGACGCGATCGAACCCGACAATGTCGATGCCTACACCAATCGCTCCGGCTTCCCGCTCACCGGCGCCGATCAGCTTGCCTACAACATCAAGATCGCCGCCGCTGCCCATGCCCGCGGCCTCTCTGTGGGTCTCAAGAACGACATCGATCAGATTCGCGACCTGCTCCCTCACTTCGACTGGGCGCTTAACGAACAGTGCTTCCAGTACCAGGAGTGCGGCGGCTACCTCGAGTTCATCCGCGCCGGTAAGGCTGTGTTCAACGTTGAATACGAGCAGCGGCCCGAGTCCTTCTGTCCGCAGGCCAATAGTATGAACTTCAACTCGCTGTACAAGAAGTTCGATCTGGACGCCTATCGCGTCGCCTGCCGGGCGGCTCCGGCGCAGCCCGCGCCGTCGGTGTCGGCGGTCCTCAATGCTGCCAGCTACGCAGTCGGAGCCGTGGCGCCGGGTGAGATCCTCGCCCTTTTCGGCGCCGCGCTCGGGCCGGACGCGGGGGAGGCCGGCGTGGTTACCGGCGGCCGCTTCGCCACCGATGGCTCGGCCGGGCTCGCGGTGTTCTTCGATGGGCAGAAGGCTCCCCTCCTTTACGCGAACAGCGGCCAGTTGCTGGCGGTTGTGCCGTATGGCGTGGCAGGGAAGCGGACGGTGGAGGTCGCCGTTGAACGCGACGGACGCCGCTCATCAGCCACGCGCGTCGACATCGCGGCGGCGGCTCCGGGTCTTTTCACGGCGGATGGCAGCGGTAAGGGCCCGGCCGCGGCGTTCAACCAGGATGGATCGTTGAATGCGGCCTCGCGCCCGGCTCGTGCGGGCGAAGTCGCCGTGTTATTCGGTACAGGCGCCGGGGTGGTTACTCCGCTGCCGGACGACGGCCGGCTCATCGGTACGCCGCTTCCATCGCACGTGCTTCCGGCGAGTGTCCGCATCGGCGGGCGCGACGTCGAGGTGCTCTATGCCGGTCCGGCTCCGGGCCTGGTCGCCGGCGTGATGCAGATCAACGTGCGGATTCCGGGCGGGCTCGCCTCCGGTGCGGCTGAGATTCGCGTGACCGTCGGCAGTGCGGTGAGCGTCGCCGGAGTCACGCTGCACGTCGCGCCTTAG
- a CDS encoding sialidase family protein yields MRSSWFFAAISTVYAWAAGPSFSVEPLARSVASGRDPVLHVRASGAVSLLKVEGGNLWLHTSHDGGDTFEDPVRVNDVEGEVSSHGESSPRMVIRNRGEFYVAWQSRRDPERSVLRFARSTGWGESFLKAVDVEPNSPSSQSFFTMNVAPNGYIYAAWLDGRDRGKGRPGTSAVYIARSRDKGATFDAPVRVSLDVCPCCRPEIAFSGKGAMHVAWRGVLNGNVRDIFVATSADDGATWSSSTRVAEDQWAINGCPHSGGAMAAIGGKLFIAWYTVRDKTPHLYLASSTDGGRTFSARTEISGDVLDANHPVLINAGERVAVVFQGRDPKQAEGWGPQQAYYREFDAEGALCDLVTLGNASGSVTYPAIAFEAPGRIFAAWTEPGKEEKHVVLRRIRRAN; encoded by the coding sequence ATGCGCAGTTCCTGGTTCTTCGCCGCGATTTCGACTGTGTACGCGTGGGCCGCGGGCCCGTCGTTTTCTGTCGAACCCCTGGCCCGGAGCGTCGCGTCCGGCCGCGACCCGGTCCTCCACGTCCGTGCGTCCGGCGCGGTTTCGCTGCTCAAGGTGGAAGGAGGCAATCTGTGGCTCCACACCTCCCACGACGGCGGGGACACATTCGAAGACCCGGTCCGCGTCAACGACGTCGAGGGCGAAGTGTCGTCGCACGGCGAGTCGAGCCCGCGCATGGTGATCCGCAACCGCGGCGAGTTCTACGTCGCGTGGCAGTCCCGCCGCGATCCCGAGCGGTCCGTACTTCGCTTTGCGCGCTCTACCGGCTGGGGCGAGAGTTTCTTGAAAGCGGTCGACGTTGAGCCCAACAGCCCGTCCTCGCAATCGTTCTTCACCATGAACGTTGCGCCGAACGGCTACATCTATGCCGCCTGGCTCGACGGCCGCGATCGCGGCAAGGGCCGGCCCGGAACCTCCGCCGTCTACATCGCCCGCTCCCGCGACAAAGGCGCCACGTTCGACGCGCCCGTCCGCGTCTCGCTCGATGTCTGCCCGTGCTGCCGTCCCGAAATCGCATTCTCGGGCAAAGGCGCCATGCACGTTGCCTGGCGCGGCGTACTCAACGGAAATGTCCGTGACATCTTTGTCGCCACCTCCGCCGACGACGGCGCCACCTGGTCCTCATCCACTCGCGTCGCGGAGGATCAATGGGCCATCAACGGCTGCCCTCACTCCGGCGGTGCGATGGCCGCGATCGGCGGCAAGCTGTTCATCGCCTGGTACACCGTCCGCGACAAGACGCCGCACCTCTACCTCGCCTCCTCTACCGACGGCGGACGCACCTTTTCCGCTCGCACCGAAATCTCTGGCGATGTCCTCGACGCCAACCACCCCGTGCTCATTAATGCCGGTGAGCGCGTCGCCGTGGTTTTTCAGGGCCGCGATCCGAAGCAGGCCGAGGGATGGGGGCCGCAGCAGGCCTACTATCGCGAGTTCGACGCCGAAGGCGCCCTTTGCGATCTCGTCACTCTCGGCAACGCCAGCGGCAGCGTCACCTACCCGGCCATTGCGTTCGAGGCTCCCGGCCGGATCTTCGCCGCCTGGACCGAGCCTGGCAAGGAGGAAAAGCACGTGGTCCTGCGGAGGATTCGCCGTGCGAACTAG